In Babesia bovis T2Bo chromosome 3, whole genome shotgun sequence, the genomic window TTGTCTGATGTGGGCGCATTAACTGAAATATTGCTTATATACAGGATAATCTAATATTGCGTACtcatatattcaatacAGCGCACGTGGTAATGGTTTGCCATCGTGTCTAATTAATGGATGTGTTATTTCATTACTGTGCTTCCTGAAACCGTTGAATTGGTTGTGAATACTGTCTATAAGTCGATTAACGGGCTTTGAGGCTTGCATGATTCGTGTTCTATTGATTGAGTCTACTATTGTTATTGGCTTTATGTCCTTATAAGGTGGCATATAACCCTGCAACATTTTGATAATGCAGATGTGATTTGGAAATTGCGTAGTACCATGAGTAAATCGTGGATATAGGCTGATTTCATGCATCTTAACAACTATGGACCGATCTTCTGTATACAAGCGAAGGGTGGCTCACTACGTCCGGGTAATTGGTCTCAAACCGTCAGATGATGGTTCCGTGCATAGTGCCGTGGACAGGTTTTCTGTTATTTCTTCTAACGTATTTATACAACTCCAGACCTTGCACAAGCTGGTTGAACCCTATACAGTATACGTCCCGCTGAACGCCCCCAAACACCTGGTTGGTGGCTACGTGGAGACACCCAAGTGCTCAAATGTAATAGCATTCATATACAATAAACGGCGTTTGTTCGGTGATACGAATATCAAGGACATTGTACACGATATAAGAACTGCTGGCGATTTGATAAAGCACCTGTCAAGTGGTATCGAGGCTGAAATTAAAAAATCACAGGAATCTAAGGTGTCGCGACACTTGCAGGAACACCGAATAGGTGTGATAGCGTGTCTGCAGCATATGCTAAAATTGGTCCAATCATACATAGAGGAATACGAACGTTACCGTTTAAAGTTTGAGACTACCTCAAGTTTAGCGCTGCGTATAATGACGGAAAACTGCCTAAAGTCACTGAAAACTAGTGTAACCAGGGAAGAGGAAGAAACCACAAATAGCATCGCAAAGGAGTATCTCCAACTATTCATGGGTGATCACACTGGCAAGGCCGTTGATGTATTACATGAAAACACATCGGTGCAAACACCAGTGGCGGCAGCTGGTCAGTTGCCACCCAGCGAATTCACTGGGTCACTGACATCCAAGTCAAGGCACTCGGGGCATAGTACAGACTCGGTTGTGGCAACACGTATGGAGTATCTGGAAACACCTAGTGACCATGACGTACAAATGTTGGAGATGCAGCATAAGGCGTTGGTACAAAGGGTAAATGAATCTGTACAGGCAGCGGAATTGAGTACTATAGACGGTGTACAACAGCGCCTTACTGAGATATCATCGATGTTCGAACAGTTTAGTGGCACATTGGCGGTGCAACTGGATATGTTCGAATGCATCAACGCGAATGTCATGGAATCGCTGTCCAACATTGAGACCACGGAGACATCATTGAAGAAGACGGAGTCACAAGGCATGTCATTCATGCAACAGATGATGTGCTACTCATTTATGGGCTCAGCGCTGTTCTTGCTTTTGGTGGATTACATCAGGAGCAGGAGCGGTAACTACATTCTGTAGCACATGGCGACTATAGCATTAAactgttgtatatcttACATTGGCGGAATAAATGCTTACCCTAGGTCGATACATTGTATTAGTTATAATGCACTAAATAAACCTGCACTTAGCTGTCATACCAAGGTGTTTATGTATAACAACTATCAATGGCATTAGAAcacaatgaatatattacatCCTCTGTCTTATAGAGAGTTTTATTATTTGATGTATCTTTTACATCACAATATGGTAACAGTTGTAAAGGAAGGCTTCTAAGCCATCTCGTATTTAGTAAGGTTGTAGTTTTCACCGTAACGCTCCATGTGGTCTATGAAGCTCTGGCGCTGCTCCTCAAGCAGCAGGTGCGGCTTGTCGTAAACGTCGTCGAATATACCAGAGACGAGGTCGCAGTGCTTAATTTGCTCCACCTCGCGAATCTTCTTGAGCATATACTTGCGCGCCTCCTTTTGCAATTCCTCGTCGCGCTCGTTATCCCAGATACCACGTTTCTCAAGGTAGGTCTTAACACGGTTAATGGCGTTTATACCACCCGAGGTCCACACATCAAATTCGCCAGCGCCACGGTATTGCGAAGATTCATCAGACGTGCTGTGGTGACCCAGACGGTAAGTCATGTACTCAATGCAGATAGGAGTTGAATGCTTGATGCAATGCTCACGAGCATGCTTGGTAGCAATGTACGAAGCAAAGAGATCGTTACCGTCAACCCTGAGTGATATGCAGAAACATGGATTATACATACCTGATGCTGGGCATGCCATAAGCTACACCGCGGATGGCAATACCGTCACCACGGTACTGGTCACGCACTGGAGTTGAAATGGCATAGCCATTGTTCCTGCAAGCAAAGATAGTCTGAGACTGACGAACCGCAGCCATGTTCATAGCAGCATGGAAGTCACCCTCTGACGCTGCACCTTCTCCGAAGAAACCTACAGCACAAGCGTTGGCTTTAGCCAGCTTTAGGGCATAGCCAGCACCTGCAGCGTGAGGTAGCTGTGATGTCAACGGGGTACAGATGGCATGGATGTTACACTCCTTTTTGGAGTATGAAATGGGCATCTGACGCCCTTTGCACTCGTCACCCTTGTTGGCAAATAGCTGATTCAATGCATCGTCAACAGTGAAGCCCTTGCAAAATAGAACACCAAGTTCACTGCACAAATGTGGAGATGGTTGAGATAAACCTACCGGTACTGACCAAAGATGTGGTCTTCAGGGGTTAAAGCTAAACCACACCCAATTTGCATGGCCTCCTCACCCTGGTTCTGGATGTAGAATGAGATACGACCTAGGTAATATGACTCCATACTGAACTAGATTACCTTGACGTTGGATATTGTACCACAGGTTGTCCCAAATCGACAGTCGGACCATAGTCTTGTAGTGCTCCAACACTGCCTCGTCACTCTCGAAAGGGTTCTTCCATGAGCCCAAAAGGTTGCCATCGGGGTCCATAACCTGGAAGATAGGAATTACCTGAGAGTCCTCAATCAACTGGAGCTCATTTGTGAACTCAGTGTACCGCAATCCCTGTACATAAGGCTTAACATCAGTTGGATTCTCAAAAACACGAGGGTTTTCAGGTCGTTTAGCAATTTGGCTAAAATTACGACGCATCACATGGCCGATGGCCAGAGGGTGTGACGATGACAACCGCGATAAAGCGGGTGTTATACGTTTAAACCCTATCCTCatcattaatatattaactatAGAATTTCAGACAATGCCGTGTGTACGGCCCAAGGTGGCGGTATGTACTATCTCCACAACACGAGTGGTAACGTGAGCTGCGAGTATGGGTCTACACAATTAAAAGTAATGGATCTGTTGTAACTGGAATTACAGTTATTTCACGAATATAGCATTGTGTCATATCCTTGAGTATGTCGGTATTGTTGCTTACTTTGTAACATGAACACATGCTAATCTGGAAGTGTTTCCACGAATGTTGCCTACGGCACACCCGTGGGTTTAATTCTAGCCCACAGAACACAATTTAATGAActaaaacatataactACCATATGTTGCGAAGAGCTTTGCTATGTCTTCCACTCAACCTTGCTGAATACCATGGCGTTTTCATTACACACTGTAGATCGATGTGCCCCGTTGCTACACTTAGTAGATCTTCCCACTCGTTAAGAAATAGCTTTAGGGCCTGTATTAATGGAAATAATACCGGGTGGGTGCCTCTGGAGGAGCTTTATCCAACGGAGTCTGATGAGACCCAGGACCACAGTAGTGCGTATGTTACAAATGAACGAAGAATCAATACTGTAAACCAGTTGATGTATGTTGCCAGGAAGGGCTTAAGATGCCAAGTGTTCGATTGCCATCTGTGGCATGAGCTTTATGACCGATCGTTAGATTTAGCCCCGGAATTTACACCTAGACAGTGGGTAGAGctgttacatatatacaagcGCATTAAAATGCGGCATACAGGCTTGTTAGACCTGGTCACTAGGGAGCTTCTGTACCGTTTGGACTCATTACAGTTAGAGGATCTTAGCAAGTTGGCCCTATGCTTCGGATGGCATGGTTACTGTCATCGGGATATG contains:
- a CDS encoding putative integral membrane protein — protein: MDRSSVYKRRVAHYVRVIGLKPSDDGSVHSAVDRFSVISSNVFIQLQTLHKLVEPYTVYVPLNAPKHLVGGYVETPKCSNVIAFIYNKRRLFGDTNIKDIVHDIRTAGDLIKHLSSGIEAEIKKSQESKVSRHLQEHRIGVIACLQHMLKLVQSYIEEYERYRLKFETTSSLALRIMTENCLKSLKTSVTREEEETTNSIAKEYLQLFMGDHTGKAVDVLHENTSVQTPVAAAGQLPPSEFTGSLTSKSRHSGHSTDSVVATRMEYLETPSDHDVQMLEMQHKALVQRVNESVQAAELSTIDGVQQRLTEISSMFEQFSGTLAVQLDMFECINANVMESLSNIETTETSLKKTESQGMSFMQQMMCYSFMGSALFLLLVDYIRSRSGNYIL
- a CDS encoding putative 2-oxoisovalerate dehydrogenase E1 component alpha subunitputative, encoding MMRIGFKRITPALSRLSSSHPLAIGHVMRRNFSQIAKRPENPRVFENPTDVKPYVQGLRYTEFTNELQLIEDSQVIPIFQVMDPDGNLLGSWKNPFESDEAVLEHYKTMVRLSIWDNLWYNIQRQGRISFYIQNQGEEAMQIGCGLALTPEDHIFGQYRELGVLFCKGFTVDDALNQLFANKGDECKGRQMPISYSKKECNIHAICTPLTSQLPHAAGAGYALKLAKANACAVGFFGEGAASEGDFHAAMNMAAVRQSQTIFACRNNGYAISTPVRDQYRGDGIAIRGVAYGMPSIRVDGNDLFASYIATKHAREHCIKHSTPICIEYMTYRLGHHSTSDESSQYRGAGEFDVWTSGGINAINRVKTYLEKRGIWDNERDEELQKEARKYMLKKIREVEQIKHCDLVSGIFDDVYDKPHLLLEEQRQSFIDHMERYGENYNLTKYEMA